The proteins below are encoded in one region of Drosophila santomea strain STO CAGO 1482 chromosome 2R, Prin_Dsan_1.1, whole genome shotgun sequence:
- the LOC120444306 gene encoding WAS/WASL-interacting protein family member 1 isoform X4, producing the protein MRLNRSSKQKMAIPPPPGPPPPPGPPPPPAMGGLKLGGAGGGADARSALLSSIQKGTKLKKTTTVDKSGPALSGKVCGGDGGAGIGAKRTLNNNTSTSNHNNSSSGSNGLGNGTPKLGGLFEGLSQMPKLKPVNGIRAAPSVGSAATTTSKSTTNSSAQQRSNSPPTAASASNASNGPMDFNTELTKHLTLKRQKQQQQQPQPPTNNTHINATEANLRTNRGPPPQPPKSANSSDSILERMNIPRTAPTPSFGSSSSVKAASPTLSDSGSNSSGSGGGSVKSKAANLNISLGNSFVNSSKSTASASTTSLNSSQTSSTGSMRQLAPNKSTLFGGSGGSSSGPSSVGGYATVQKSSPPSTADSTPSVTPTPPPLQLPTKPAISFGKPNFAPKPPGLNQLAMANGQQRPAVTRHHSMKSPRSPPAAGSLNGPLFPTQQHLGTMRGPLQFHGSESSSPNTSAGSMRCAPNPPKSRPSVKPPPPPTPARSFSNTNLNHIGGSTTFSAVNTALIQSSAISSQAPSPPITQPPSSSSSSNSVAALRDQFRGGAGMSNGAPSPPLPPTPAPTSNPSSASASPKSLQRDNVKPIILNGGPLNPPAPPPHRSCPPPPPPQRQSSNQDRVKRWMSKTVYSIKKILLVKRQGKHGGKSFKVIKMPMLTSKRNGGSGSGSAPVPPQRHSSIRPNAPSTPPTHMANASHQFGSSSGLSSGSGAGAAASVGRLVNDLETKFGKRFHNVTEFPKPPPFLNIQKVYPSRTFKATNAPGNSNVNNNNNAVASNNNTTTTPNSSGSGGGSAPVLKPAYAPLKKHRAPAPPPQAGVAAATVSVIRQSSFLYGGAAGGSGGSSSIRPQSQPPGIGPRNSTVY; encoded by the exons ATGCGATTGAATCGAAGTTCAAAGCAAAAA ATGGCTATTCCGCCACCACCGggaccaccgccaccgccagGACCTCCACCGCCTCCGGCGATGGGCGGTCTTAAATTGGGCGgcgcaggaggaggagcagacGCACGATCTGCGCTGCTCAGTTCGATCCAGAAGGGGACAAAGCTGAAGAAGACCACCACGGTGGACAAGAGTGGGCCAGCGCTGTCTGGCAAGGTGTGCGGAGGAGATGGCGGAGCAGGTATTGGAGCCAAGCGAACCctcaacaacaacaccagcaccagcaatcacaacaacagcagcagtggcagcaatgGCCTTGGCAATGGTACCCCCAAATTGGGAGGCCTGTTCGAAGGCCTCTCGCAAATGCCAAAACTGAAGCCCGTGAACGGCATTCGCG CAGCGCCATCCGTCGGCtcggcagcaacaacgacaTCGAAGTCCACAACGAACTCATCAGCTCAGCAGCGGAGCAACAGCCCCCCAACCGCGGCGAGCGCCTCGAATGCCAGCAACGGACCCATGGACTTCAACACGGAGCTCACCAAGCACTTAACGCTGAAGCgccagaaacagcagcagcaacaaccacagccGCCGACAAACAACACACATATCAATGCCACAGAAGCCAATCTGAGAACAAATCGGGGACCACCACCGCAACCGCCAAAG TCAGCCAACTCAAGTGATTCGATCTTGGAGCGCATGAACATCCCCCGCACAGCGCCGACCCCCTCCTTCGGCTCCAGTTCGAGTGTCAAAGCGGCATCGCCCACGCTCTCggacagcggcagcaacagcagcgggaGTGGAGGTGGAAGTGTCAAGAGCAAGGCGGCCAACCTAAA TATCTCGTTAGGAAATAGTTTTGTAAATAGCTCAAAATCAACCGCAAGTGCCTCGACCACGTCCTTAAACAGCAGTCAAACGTCCTCGACGGGATCGATGCGCCAACTGGCGCCGAATAAGTCCACATTGTTTGGTGGCAGCGGTGGCTCTAGTTCCGGGCCGAGTTCTGTTGGTGGTTATGCAACTGTGCAGAAATCCTCGCCGCCTTCAACGGCCGATAGTACGCCCTCGGTGACGCCCACACCGCcaccgctgcagctgccgACGAAGCCGGCCATCAGTTTTGGCAAGCCCAATTTTGCTCCGAAGCCACCGGGCCTGAATCAACTGGCGATGGCCAACGGGCAGCAGCGTCCGGCGGTGACCAGGCACCACAGCATGAAGTCGCCCAG ATCTCCGCCTGCGGCCGGCAGCCTCAACGGTCCTCTGTTCCCCACCCAGCAGCATTTAGGCACCATGCGCGGTCCACTGCAGTTCCATGGCAGCGAATCCAGCAGCCCCAATACCAGCGCCGGCAGCATGAGATGTGCCCCTAACCCGCCAAAGT CTCGCCCATCGGTTaagccaccaccgccacccacGCCGGCTCGCAGTTTCTCCAACACTAATCTGAACCACATCGGCGGATCGACGACGTTCAGTGCGGTAAACACAGCGCTCATACAGAGCTCGGCCATCAGTTCTCAAGCTCCCTCACCTCCAATTACCCAGCCGCCATCATCctcgagcagcagcaacagcgtGGCTGCCCTGCGTGACCAGTTCCGTGGAGGCGCTGGAATGTCTAACGGAGCACCATCGCCGCCACTGCCGCCGACGCCCGCTCCCACATCCAATCCATCCTCGGCAAGTGCCAGTCCCAAGTCGTTGCAGCGAGACAATGTCAAACCCATTATCCTAAATGGAGGTCCTCTAAATCCGCCAGCGCCGCCGCCACACCGCAGCTGCCCACCTCCGCCGCCTCCACAGCGACAGTCGAGCAAT CAGGACCGCGTGAAGCGCTGGATGAGCAAGACGGTGTACTCCATTAAGAAGATACTCCTTGTAAAACGCCAAGGGAAGCACGGTGGCAAGTCATTCAAGGTTATCAAAATGCCGATGCTTACCAGCAAGCGCAAC GGTGGCTCCGGATCGGGATCAGCGCCAGTACCGCCGCAGCGTCACTCATCCATTCGGCCCAACGCCCCATCGACGCCACCAACGCACATGGCCAATGCTTCGCATCAGTTTGGCAGCAGCTCGGGATTGTCATCAGGTTCgggagcaggagctgcagcCAGCGTGGGTCGCCTGGTCAACGACTTGGAGACCAAGTTCGGAAAGCGATTCCACAACGTCACTGAGTTCCCCAAGCCGCCGCcgtttttaaatatacaaaaagtCTATCCTAGTCGCACGTTTAAGGCCACCAATG CGCCCGGAAACAGCAATgtgaacaacaacaacaacgcggTGGCCAGCAACAATAACACGACCACGACTCCCAATTCCAGCGGGTCCGGAGGAGGATCAGCTCCAGTGCTAAAGCCGGCCTACGCTCCATTGAAGAAGCATCGGGCACCGGCTCCACCTCCACAAGCTGGTGTGGCCGCCGCCACGGTATCGGTCATCCGGCAGTCAAGTTTCCTTTACGGcggagcagcaggtggttcCGGTGGCTCCAGCAGCATACGGCCGCAGTCCCAGCCGCCCGGGATCGGACCACGGAACTCCACCGTCTACTGA
- the LOC120444306 gene encoding WAS/WASL-interacting protein family member 2 isoform X10 translates to MRLNRSSKQKMAIPPPPGPPPPPGPPPPPAMGGLKLGGAGGGADARSALLSSIQKGTKLKKTTTVDKSGPALSGKVCGGDGGAGIGAKRTLNNNTSTSNHNNSSSGSNGLGNGTPKLGGLFEGLSQMPKLKPVNGIRAAPSVGSAATTTSKSTTNSSAQQRSNSPPTAASASNASNGPMDFNTELTKHLTLKRQKQQQQQPQPPTNNTHINATEANLRTNRGPPPQPPKSANSSDSILERMNIPRTAPTPSFGSSSSVKAASPTLSDSGSNSSGSGGGSVKSKAANLNISLGNSFVNSSKSTASASTTSLNSSQTSSTGSMRQLAPNKSTLFGGSGGSSSGPSSVGGYATVQKSSPPSTADSTPSVTPTPPPLQLPTKPAISFGKPNFAPKPPGLNQLAMANGQQRPAVTRHHSMKSPRSPPAAGSLNGPLFPTQQHLGTMRGPLQFHGSESSSPNTSAGSMRCAPNPPKCKSPFLARPSVKPPPPPTPARSFSNTNLNHIGGSTTFSAVNTALIQSSAISSQAPSPPITQPPSSSSSSNSVAALRDQFRGGAGMSNGAPSPPLPPTPAPTSNPSSASASPKSLQRDNVKPIILNGGPLNPPAPPPHRSCPPPPPPQRQSSNQDRVKRWMSKTVYSIKKILLVKRQGKHGGKSFKVIKMPMLTSKRNGGSGSGSAPVPPQRHSSIRPNAPSTPPTHMANASHQFGSSSGLSSGSGAGAAASVGRLVNDLETKFGKRFHNVTEFPKPPPFLNIQKVYPSRTFKATNGM, encoded by the exons ATGCGATTGAATCGAAGTTCAAAGCAAAAA ATGGCTATTCCGCCACCACCGggaccaccgccaccgccagGACCTCCACCGCCTCCGGCGATGGGCGGTCTTAAATTGGGCGgcgcaggaggaggagcagacGCACGATCTGCGCTGCTCAGTTCGATCCAGAAGGGGACAAAGCTGAAGAAGACCACCACGGTGGACAAGAGTGGGCCAGCGCTGTCTGGCAAGGTGTGCGGAGGAGATGGCGGAGCAGGTATTGGAGCCAAGCGAACCctcaacaacaacaccagcaccagcaatcacaacaacagcagcagtggcagcaatgGCCTTGGCAATGGTACCCCCAAATTGGGAGGCCTGTTCGAAGGCCTCTCGCAAATGCCAAAACTGAAGCCCGTGAACGGCATTCGCG CAGCGCCATCCGTCGGCtcggcagcaacaacgacaTCGAAGTCCACAACGAACTCATCAGCTCAGCAGCGGAGCAACAGCCCCCCAACCGCGGCGAGCGCCTCGAATGCCAGCAACGGACCCATGGACTTCAACACGGAGCTCACCAAGCACTTAACGCTGAAGCgccagaaacagcagcagcaacaaccacagccGCCGACAAACAACACACATATCAATGCCACAGAAGCCAATCTGAGAACAAATCGGGGACCACCACCGCAACCGCCAAAG TCAGCCAACTCAAGTGATTCGATCTTGGAGCGCATGAACATCCCCCGCACAGCGCCGACCCCCTCCTTCGGCTCCAGTTCGAGTGTCAAAGCGGCATCGCCCACGCTCTCggacagcggcagcaacagcagcgggaGTGGAGGTGGAAGTGTCAAGAGCAAGGCGGCCAACCTAAA TATCTCGTTAGGAAATAGTTTTGTAAATAGCTCAAAATCAACCGCAAGTGCCTCGACCACGTCCTTAAACAGCAGTCAAACGTCCTCGACGGGATCGATGCGCCAACTGGCGCCGAATAAGTCCACATTGTTTGGTGGCAGCGGTGGCTCTAGTTCCGGGCCGAGTTCTGTTGGTGGTTATGCAACTGTGCAGAAATCCTCGCCGCCTTCAACGGCCGATAGTACGCCCTCGGTGACGCCCACACCGCcaccgctgcagctgccgACGAAGCCGGCCATCAGTTTTGGCAAGCCCAATTTTGCTCCGAAGCCACCGGGCCTGAATCAACTGGCGATGGCCAACGGGCAGCAGCGTCCGGCGGTGACCAGGCACCACAGCATGAAGTCGCCCAG ATCTCCGCCTGCGGCCGGCAGCCTCAACGGTCCTCTGTTCCCCACCCAGCAGCATTTAGGCACCATGCGCGGTCCACTGCAGTTCCATGGCAGCGAATCCAGCAGCCCCAATACCAGCGCCGGCAGCATGAGATGTGCCCCTAACCCGCCAAAGTGTAAGAGTCCTTTTCTTG CTCGCCCATCGGTTaagccaccaccgccacccacGCCGGCTCGCAGTTTCTCCAACACTAATCTGAACCACATCGGCGGATCGACGACGTTCAGTGCGGTAAACACAGCGCTCATACAGAGCTCGGCCATCAGTTCTCAAGCTCCCTCACCTCCAATTACCCAGCCGCCATCATCctcgagcagcagcaacagcgtGGCTGCCCTGCGTGACCAGTTCCGTGGAGGCGCTGGAATGTCTAACGGAGCACCATCGCCGCCACTGCCGCCGACGCCCGCTCCCACATCCAATCCATCCTCGGCAAGTGCCAGTCCCAAGTCGTTGCAGCGAGACAATGTCAAACCCATTATCCTAAATGGAGGTCCTCTAAATCCGCCAGCGCCGCCGCCACACCGCAGCTGCCCACCTCCGCCGCCTCCACAGCGACAGTCGAGCAAT CAGGACCGCGTGAAGCGCTGGATGAGCAAGACGGTGTACTCCATTAAGAAGATACTCCTTGTAAAACGCCAAGGGAAGCACGGTGGCAAGTCATTCAAGGTTATCAAAATGCCGATGCTTACCAGCAAGCGCAAC GGTGGCTCCGGATCGGGATCAGCGCCAGTACCGCCGCAGCGTCACTCATCCATTCGGCCCAACGCCCCATCGACGCCACCAACGCACATGGCCAATGCTTCGCATCAGTTTGGCAGCAGCTCGGGATTGTCATCAGGTTCgggagcaggagctgcagcCAGCGTGGGTCGCCTGGTCAACGACTTGGAGACCAAGTTCGGAAAGCGATTCCACAACGTCACTGAGTTCCCCAAGCCGCCGCcgtttttaaatatacaaaaagtCTATCCTAGTCGCACGTTTAAGGCCACCAATGGTATGTAG
- the LOC120444306 gene encoding verprolin isoform X9 gives MRLNRSSKQKMAIPPPPGPPPPPGPPPPPAMGGLKLGGAGGGADARSALLSSIQKGTKLKKTTTVDKSGPALSGKVCGGDGGAGIGAKRTLNNNTSTSNHNNSSSGSNGLGNGTPKLGGLFEGLSQMPKLKPVNGIRAAPSVGSAATTTSKSTTNSSAQQRSNSPPTAASASNASNGPMDFNTELTKHLTLKRQKQQQQQPQPPTNNTHINATEANLRTNRGPPPQPPKSANSSDSILERMNIPRTAPTPSFGSSSSVKAASPTLSDSGSNSSGSGGGSVKSKAANLNISLGNSFVNSSKSTASASTTSLNSSQTSSTGSMRQLAPNKSTLFGGSGGSSSGPSSVGGYATVQKSSPPSTADSTPSVTPTPPPLQLPTKPAISFGKPNFAPKPPGLNQLAMANGQQRPAVTRHHSMKSPRSPPAAGSLNGPLFPTQQHLGTMRGPLQFHGSESSSPNTSAGSMRCAPNPPKSRPSVKPPPPPTPARSFSNTNLNHIGGSTTFSAVNTALIQSSAISSQAPSPPITQPPSSSSSSNSVAALRDQFRGGAGMSNGAPSPPLPPTPAPTSNPSSASASPKSLQRDNVKPIILNGGPLNPPAPPPHRSCPPPPPPQRQSSNGGSGSGSAPVPPQRHSSIRPNAPSTPPTHMANASHQFGSSSGLSSGSGAGAAASVGRLVNDLETKFGKRFHNVTEFPKPPPFLNIQKVYPSRTFKATNAPGNSNVNNNNNAVASNNNTTTTPNSSGSGGGSAPVLKPAYAPLKKHRAPAPPPQAGVAAATVSVIRQSSFLYGGAAGGSGGSSSIRPQSQPPGIGPRNSTVY, from the exons ATGCGATTGAATCGAAGTTCAAAGCAAAAA ATGGCTATTCCGCCACCACCGggaccaccgccaccgccagGACCTCCACCGCCTCCGGCGATGGGCGGTCTTAAATTGGGCGgcgcaggaggaggagcagacGCACGATCTGCGCTGCTCAGTTCGATCCAGAAGGGGACAAAGCTGAAGAAGACCACCACGGTGGACAAGAGTGGGCCAGCGCTGTCTGGCAAGGTGTGCGGAGGAGATGGCGGAGCAGGTATTGGAGCCAAGCGAACCctcaacaacaacaccagcaccagcaatcacaacaacagcagcagtggcagcaatgGCCTTGGCAATGGTACCCCCAAATTGGGAGGCCTGTTCGAAGGCCTCTCGCAAATGCCAAAACTGAAGCCCGTGAACGGCATTCGCG CAGCGCCATCCGTCGGCtcggcagcaacaacgacaTCGAAGTCCACAACGAACTCATCAGCTCAGCAGCGGAGCAACAGCCCCCCAACCGCGGCGAGCGCCTCGAATGCCAGCAACGGACCCATGGACTTCAACACGGAGCTCACCAAGCACTTAACGCTGAAGCgccagaaacagcagcagcaacaaccacagccGCCGACAAACAACACACATATCAATGCCACAGAAGCCAATCTGAGAACAAATCGGGGACCACCACCGCAACCGCCAAAG TCAGCCAACTCAAGTGATTCGATCTTGGAGCGCATGAACATCCCCCGCACAGCGCCGACCCCCTCCTTCGGCTCCAGTTCGAGTGTCAAAGCGGCATCGCCCACGCTCTCggacagcggcagcaacagcagcgggaGTGGAGGTGGAAGTGTCAAGAGCAAGGCGGCCAACCTAAA TATCTCGTTAGGAAATAGTTTTGTAAATAGCTCAAAATCAACCGCAAGTGCCTCGACCACGTCCTTAAACAGCAGTCAAACGTCCTCGACGGGATCGATGCGCCAACTGGCGCCGAATAAGTCCACATTGTTTGGTGGCAGCGGTGGCTCTAGTTCCGGGCCGAGTTCTGTTGGTGGTTATGCAACTGTGCAGAAATCCTCGCCGCCTTCAACGGCCGATAGTACGCCCTCGGTGACGCCCACACCGCcaccgctgcagctgccgACGAAGCCGGCCATCAGTTTTGGCAAGCCCAATTTTGCTCCGAAGCCACCGGGCCTGAATCAACTGGCGATGGCCAACGGGCAGCAGCGTCCGGCGGTGACCAGGCACCACAGCATGAAGTCGCCCAG ATCTCCGCCTGCGGCCGGCAGCCTCAACGGTCCTCTGTTCCCCACCCAGCAGCATTTAGGCACCATGCGCGGTCCACTGCAGTTCCATGGCAGCGAATCCAGCAGCCCCAATACCAGCGCCGGCAGCATGAGATGTGCCCCTAACCCGCCAAAGT CTCGCCCATCGGTTaagccaccaccgccacccacGCCGGCTCGCAGTTTCTCCAACACTAATCTGAACCACATCGGCGGATCGACGACGTTCAGTGCGGTAAACACAGCGCTCATACAGAGCTCGGCCATCAGTTCTCAAGCTCCCTCACCTCCAATTACCCAGCCGCCATCATCctcgagcagcagcaacagcgtGGCTGCCCTGCGTGACCAGTTCCGTGGAGGCGCTGGAATGTCTAACGGAGCACCATCGCCGCCACTGCCGCCGACGCCCGCTCCCACATCCAATCCATCCTCGGCAAGTGCCAGTCCCAAGTCGTTGCAGCGAGACAATGTCAAACCCATTATCCTAAATGGAGGTCCTCTAAATCCGCCAGCGCCGCCGCCACACCGCAGCTGCCCACCTCCGCCGCCTCCACAGCGACAGTCGAGCAAT GGTGGCTCCGGATCGGGATCAGCGCCAGTACCGCCGCAGCGTCACTCATCCATTCGGCCCAACGCCCCATCGACGCCACCAACGCACATGGCCAATGCTTCGCATCAGTTTGGCAGCAGCTCGGGATTGTCATCAGGTTCgggagcaggagctgcagcCAGCGTGGGTCGCCTGGTCAACGACTTGGAGACCAAGTTCGGAAAGCGATTCCACAACGTCACTGAGTTCCCCAAGCCGCCGCcgtttttaaatatacaaaaagtCTATCCTAGTCGCACGTTTAAGGCCACCAATG CGCCCGGAAACAGCAATgtgaacaacaacaacaacgcggTGGCCAGCAACAATAACACGACCACGACTCCCAATTCCAGCGGGTCCGGAGGAGGATCAGCTCCAGTGCTAAAGCCGGCCTACGCTCCATTGAAGAAGCATCGGGCACCGGCTCCACCTCCACAAGCTGGTGTGGCCGCCGCCACGGTATCGGTCATCCGGCAGTCAAGTTTCCTTTACGGcggagcagcaggtggttcCGGTGGCTCCAGCAGCATACGGCCGCAGTCCCAGCCGCCCGGGATCGGACCACGGAACTCCACCGTCTACTGA
- the LOC120444306 gene encoding WAS/WASL-interacting protein family member 1 isoform X6 — translation MRLNRSSKQKMAIPPPPGPPPPPGPPPPPAMGGLKLGGAGGGADARSALLSSIQKGTKLKKTTTVDKSGPALSGKVCGGDGGAGIGAKRTLNNNTSTSNHNNSSSGSNGLGNGTPKLGGLFEGLSQMPKLKPVNGIRAAPSVGSAATTTSKSTTNSSAQQRSNSPPTAASASNASNGPMDFNTELTKHLTLKRQKQQQQQPQPPTNNTHINATEANLRTNRGPPPQPPKSANSSDSILERMNIPRTAPTPSFGSSSSVKAASPTLSDSGSNSSGSGGGSVKSKAANLNISLGNSFVNSSKSTASASTTSLNSSQTSSTGSMRQLAPNKSTLFGGSGGSSSGPSSVGGYATVQKSSPPSTADSTPSVTPTPPPLQLPTKPAISFGKPNFAPKPPGLNQLAMANGQQRPAVTRHHSMKSPRSPPAAGSLNGPLFPTQQHLGTMRGPLQFHGSESSSPNTSAGSMRCAPNPPKCKSPFLARPSVKPPPPPTPARSFSNTNLNHIGGSTTFSAPPSSSSSSNSVAALRDQFRGGAGMSNGAPSPPLPPTPAPTSNPSSASASPKSLQRDNVKPIILNGGPLNPPAPPPHRSCPPPPPPQRQSSNQDRVKRWMSKTVYSIKKILLVKRQGKHGGKSFKVIKMPMLTSKRNGGSGSGSAPVPPQRHSSIRPNAPSTPPTHMANASHQFGSSSGLSSGSGAGAAASVGRLVNDLETKFGKRFHNVTEFPKPPPFLNIQKVYPSRTFKATNAPGNSNVNNNNNAVASNNNTTTTPNSSGSGGGSAPVLKPAYAPLKKHRAPAPPPQAGVAAATVSVIRQSSFLYGGAAGGSGGSSSIRPQSQPPGIGPRNSTVY, via the exons ATGCGATTGAATCGAAGTTCAAAGCAAAAA ATGGCTATTCCGCCACCACCGggaccaccgccaccgccagGACCTCCACCGCCTCCGGCGATGGGCGGTCTTAAATTGGGCGgcgcaggaggaggagcagacGCACGATCTGCGCTGCTCAGTTCGATCCAGAAGGGGACAAAGCTGAAGAAGACCACCACGGTGGACAAGAGTGGGCCAGCGCTGTCTGGCAAGGTGTGCGGAGGAGATGGCGGAGCAGGTATTGGAGCCAAGCGAACCctcaacaacaacaccagcaccagcaatcacaacaacagcagcagtggcagcaatgGCCTTGGCAATGGTACCCCCAAATTGGGAGGCCTGTTCGAAGGCCTCTCGCAAATGCCAAAACTGAAGCCCGTGAACGGCATTCGCG CAGCGCCATCCGTCGGCtcggcagcaacaacgacaTCGAAGTCCACAACGAACTCATCAGCTCAGCAGCGGAGCAACAGCCCCCCAACCGCGGCGAGCGCCTCGAATGCCAGCAACGGACCCATGGACTTCAACACGGAGCTCACCAAGCACTTAACGCTGAAGCgccagaaacagcagcagcaacaaccacagccGCCGACAAACAACACACATATCAATGCCACAGAAGCCAATCTGAGAACAAATCGGGGACCACCACCGCAACCGCCAAAG TCAGCCAACTCAAGTGATTCGATCTTGGAGCGCATGAACATCCCCCGCACAGCGCCGACCCCCTCCTTCGGCTCCAGTTCGAGTGTCAAAGCGGCATCGCCCACGCTCTCggacagcggcagcaacagcagcgggaGTGGAGGTGGAAGTGTCAAGAGCAAGGCGGCCAACCTAAA TATCTCGTTAGGAAATAGTTTTGTAAATAGCTCAAAATCAACCGCAAGTGCCTCGACCACGTCCTTAAACAGCAGTCAAACGTCCTCGACGGGATCGATGCGCCAACTGGCGCCGAATAAGTCCACATTGTTTGGTGGCAGCGGTGGCTCTAGTTCCGGGCCGAGTTCTGTTGGTGGTTATGCAACTGTGCAGAAATCCTCGCCGCCTTCAACGGCCGATAGTACGCCCTCGGTGACGCCCACACCGCcaccgctgcagctgccgACGAAGCCGGCCATCAGTTTTGGCAAGCCCAATTTTGCTCCGAAGCCACCGGGCCTGAATCAACTGGCGATGGCCAACGGGCAGCAGCGTCCGGCGGTGACCAGGCACCACAGCATGAAGTCGCCCAG ATCTCCGCCTGCGGCCGGCAGCCTCAACGGTCCTCTGTTCCCCACCCAGCAGCATTTAGGCACCATGCGCGGTCCACTGCAGTTCCATGGCAGCGAATCCAGCAGCCCCAATACCAGCGCCGGCAGCATGAGATGTGCCCCTAACCCGCCAAAGTGTAAGAGTCCTTTTCTTG CTCGCCCATCGGTTaagccaccaccgccacccacGCCGGCTCGCAGTTTCTCCAACACTAATCTGAACCACATCGGCGGATCGACGACGTTCAGTGCG CCGCCATCATCctcgagcagcagcaacagcgtGGCTGCCCTGCGTGACCAGTTCCGTGGAGGCGCTGGAATGTCTAACGGAGCACCATCGCCGCCACTGCCGCCGACGCCCGCTCCCACATCCAATCCATCCTCGGCAAGTGCCAGTCCCAAGTCGTTGCAGCGAGACAATGTCAAACCCATTATCCTAAATGGAGGTCCTCTAAATCCGCCAGCGCCGCCGCCACACCGCAGCTGCCCACCTCCGCCGCCTCCACAGCGACAGTCGAGCAAT CAGGACCGCGTGAAGCGCTGGATGAGCAAGACGGTGTACTCCATTAAGAAGATACTCCTTGTAAAACGCCAAGGGAAGCACGGTGGCAAGTCATTCAAGGTTATCAAAATGCCGATGCTTACCAGCAAGCGCAAC GGTGGCTCCGGATCGGGATCAGCGCCAGTACCGCCGCAGCGTCACTCATCCATTCGGCCCAACGCCCCATCGACGCCACCAACGCACATGGCCAATGCTTCGCATCAGTTTGGCAGCAGCTCGGGATTGTCATCAGGTTCgggagcaggagctgcagcCAGCGTGGGTCGCCTGGTCAACGACTTGGAGACCAAGTTCGGAAAGCGATTCCACAACGTCACTGAGTTCCCCAAGCCGCCGCcgtttttaaatatacaaaaagtCTATCCTAGTCGCACGTTTAAGGCCACCAATG CGCCCGGAAACAGCAATgtgaacaacaacaacaacgcggTGGCCAGCAACAATAACACGACCACGACTCCCAATTCCAGCGGGTCCGGAGGAGGATCAGCTCCAGTGCTAAAGCCGGCCTACGCTCCATTGAAGAAGCATCGGGCACCGGCTCCACCTCCACAAGCTGGTGTGGCCGCCGCCACGGTATCGGTCATCCGGCAGTCAAGTTTCCTTTACGGcggagcagcaggtggttcCGGTGGCTCCAGCAGCATACGGCCGCAGTCCCAGCCGCCCGGGATCGGACCACGGAACTCCACCGTCTACTGA